The following DNA comes from Hordeum vulgare subsp. vulgare chromosome 3H, MorexV3_pseudomolecules_assembly, whole genome shotgun sequence.
ggttaagggggattggggagggttTGAAAGAAAAATTCCCCGAGGGGCCTAGAAACACCACAGATCCTCGCGCGctcatttggtaggaggggtttgcttagcccaatcccctccgttccccttcaatcccttcctattcatgtgtttcaaaaccctcctcgggggactagtggaagcaaaaccaCGGGGATTTAAGAGGATTGGGtgaaacaaagggattcacccaatcccctgaaatccctccctctcaaaaccttcccaatcccccttaaccaaacgaggccttaggAGTAGAGataagaaaaggaaaatatgGTATTTTATTGTTTTAGAAAACTTGTGATTGTCAATTAATAGTAGATATAAcaataataaaaatgacatattgtGCGGGATTAAGGATTTTTTATTGAGGAATATATGACTTTGGTTTGGAAGTTTATCGGGAAAAATCTTATGTCGGTCTTCCACGAAGGTGATCTCACATATATGGTGTAATTCTAAATTCTTAATTACCTATTATTTATGTGATTAAATAAAACTAGCACCTGCCAAAGTAAGCACGAAACAACGTCCCTCACTTTAATGGAATTTGATTTTTAATAGGAGGGAGAAAATCTAGTAGGAAGGGGATTTGTTTGTCACGATTTAGATGTTAATGTCCTTAAAATCCGTTATTTGTTTGCTAAAAATCTGTTATTTGTTTTCTAAAATAAATTACACTAAGGAAAGGGGTCGGTTGATTCGATAAGTTAGGGATAGATTAAAATCTATTATTTGTTTGGTGAAAATCTGTTAATTACATTAATAAGAGGGAACGATTGATTTGGATAACTTAAAAAAGTTGGATTCGTGATTTGTTATGCGTTAGAAAGGTCCTAATTTGTAATAAAGAGTAGATAGAAAAATAAATCGATGTACCGGGTAGGGGTGATGGAGGGAGAGACGAAAACAAACCATACGAAAGTGGGAGACAAAAAAAAGTGGCTGCTATTCTATCAACTGAGCATTTAAGAGTAATTTATTTTATTAGAAAAATTGTGATTGTGATTAAATAGTACAGATAATGATACAAAATAAATGACATAGTGTGTGggttaataatttattattgttgactacttgattttattttaaaagattattaagaaaaatcatcgctctCCTTTATAGAAAGGTGATCTTACatatatttatgattttttttattttttagttacttaattAACCAGTCACCTGTCAAAGCAAGCATGAAAAAAAAGAATAAGATGAATGATTCGGCTTTTAATGAAAGGGAAAATGGAAAAGATGGTGAAAGGTGAGGCAAAAAAATCTTAAAATATGTTATTCAATTTTTGGAAATATGTTAtctattttctaaaaaaaattacaTTGATGAAACACATCAATTGATTTAGATAAAGATAGGAAAGTTGGTTTAGAATATGTTATTTGTTTTCTAAATTTTTTTTACACTAGTTAGATGTATCGATTGATTTGAATGACTTAATAAAAAAATTAATCTATGATTTATTATAAATTAAAAAAGTGATGGTTTACAATAAAAGAATGGAAAATAAATAAACCGATAGATAGGGTGGTGGAAGGAGAGGTGAAAAAAAGAACGAAAAAACCTAAATGCTATTCTACTATAAGCTGTTAGTACTCGTAGAAGCTTGAAAAAAAAAAAACTGGCACTAAGCTTTAGCCCTTTTGCATGCATATATGTCGGCATGTATCAGACGGAGAAGGCCACGCAGCCGCGCAAGCGTACGTGTCCGCAACTCTCACACGCGTCGCGCCGCGCGGCGCTCGCGGGTCACCGGCCGCCACCGCTCTCACGCCCGCGCCCTTCCAGACCTCTCTTGCCGTTCGCCACCTTTTATTAAGCTAGCTCGCCGTCGTGCTTCTACACTCGCACAGCGAAGAACAGGGCACCTCTGATCAGAGATAGTAGCAATATAGCATCTGCCCACGTTCTCACGCATCACCACAGCTACAGCATCAATAGTACCTTGCCAGGTACAGCTATGGCGTCCGAGCAGAATCGCCGCGAGGACCGCGCGCAGGCCGCGGCGCAAAAGGCGGCCGATGAGCTCGCCGCGCCCAGGCGGGACATGCACGAGCCCAGCAGCCCAGGACGGCGGACCGGCATCTTCGGCAGCGTGCAGGAGAGCGCGCGCTACCTGCTGGGCGCCGTCCGCGACACATTTTCCGGCGGCGCCCGGGACACAAGCACGGCCCACAACAGACACTCCACCGGCGCCATGGGGACCGCGGGGGAGAAACTTAATGAGTACGGGAGCTACGCATCCCAAAAGGCCGAGGAAGGGAAAGAGAGCGCGAGTGAGATGGCGGACGCCGCCGCCGGTAAGACCATGGAGACCAAGGACGCGGCGGCAGAGAAGACGAGGGAGATGGCGGACGCCGCCGCGGGGAAGACCAAGGAGACTAAGGACGCGGCGACGGAGAAGACGACGGAGATTGCGGACACCGCCGCGAGGAAGGCCGCGGAGACCAAGGACGCGGCGGCAGAGAAGGCGCGCGGCGCGGGGGAGATGGTGACGGAGAAGGCGAGGAGCGCCAAGGACGCTGCCTTGGAGACAAAGGACGCAGCGGCTGAGAAGGCGAGTGGAGCGGCGGAGACGGTGACGGAGAAGGCCAAGGGCGCCAAGGACGCAGTATTTGAAACAGCGGAGGGCGCCAGGGAGTACATGGTGGACAAGAAGGAGGACGCACGGCGAGCGCTCGCCGGCTCAGCCAAGTATAGCAAGGGTGAGACGAACGAGTCGGCGTGGCAACAGGGTCAGGACGTGCGTCGGCGGGCAGCGGAGAAGGCCGAGGAGGTTCGTCAGCGCACGCATCTGCCACCGGAGGAGGAGAGGTAAAGCACCGTTGCCACCAGCCGCGCCGTGGTTCCAAGAATTAAGATGCGATGGCTTCAATAGTAAGTTGGTAGAATGCTGATTGCGTTGGATTTGCAGGTCGAAGTCGGCAACGGAGAACATCTTCGGGTCGGCACAGGGGTTGACGCAGGTGTTAAAGGAGAAGATGACGATGCCGACGGACGTGATCGAGCAGAAGCTCGCTGAGAGGAAGGGGATGCCGACGGACGCGGGGCGGGGCGAGGCACTGAACGCGGACGACGTGATGATACGCGTGAAGGAGGCGGATCAGATGACCGGGACAGGGTTTAATGACGTCGGCAAGATGGGCGAGGAGGGTACCGGCATGAAGGCGGCACTGAGGGCctccgacgaggaggaggacgtgatgcTGCGGGTGAAGGCGGCGGACCAGATGACAGGGCAGGCATTCAACGACGTCGGCCCGATGGGCGAGGAGGGCACCGGGATGGAGCCGGCGTTGAGGGCGCGGAAGAACGCCTGAGAGCATCTACTCCTGTAATCCTGTTGCGTCTGAGCGTTTCGTGCTATACTTTGTAGTACATGGCACTCCTGTCATGAATGAATGAATAAATTATGCTGGGCAGCTTTGT
Coding sequences within:
- the LOC123439795 gene encoding embryonic protein DC-8-like → MASEQNRREDRAQAAAQKAADELAAPRRDMHEPSSPGRRTGIFGSVQESARYLLGAVRDTFSGGARDTSTAHNRHSTGAMGTAGEKLNEYGSYASQKAEEGKESASEMADAAAGKTMETKDAAAEKTREMADAAAGKTKETKDAATEKTTEIADTAARKAAETKDAAAEKARGAGEMVTEKARSAKDAALETKDAAAEKASGAAETVTEKAKGAKDAVFETAEGAREYMVDKKEDARRALAGSAKYSKGETNESAWQQGQDVRRRAAEKAEEVRQRTHLPPEEERSKSATENIFGSAQGLTQVLKEKMTMPTDVIEQKLAERKGMPTDAGRGEALNADDVMIRVKEADQMTGTGFNDVGKMGEEGTGMKAALRASDEEEDVMLRVKAADQMTGQAFNDVGPMGEEGTGMEPALRARKNA